The Rhodopirellula bahusiensis genome includes a window with the following:
- the sdhB gene encoding succinate dehydrogenase iron-sulfur subunit: MIALDPSTKKRPEFINVRVRRQDAPGEAPYWELHKIKYEPEMNVISVLQRIAAQSTNRDGKKVTPVAWDCGCLEEVCGSCTMVINGRVRQSCSALVDRLLADNPDEVVLEPMSKFPVVRDLVVDRARLFQGLERVKAWVPVDSYYNMGSGERILREDQERNYPLSQCMSCGCCLEACPQYTKIELTQKPGETDQEFEARKQAAHSEAFVGPHAISQAMLFNNHPTGKSLAGERLDALEGPGGLASCGNAQNCVAVCPKEIPLTTSIARAGRATTLHAIKKWFDK, translated from the coding sequence ATGATTGCTCTCGACCCTTCGACGAAGAAACGACCCGAGTTCATCAACGTTCGTGTGCGCCGTCAGGACGCTCCCGGAGAAGCTCCGTACTGGGAACTGCACAAGATCAAGTATGAGCCGGAAATGAACGTGATCAGCGTTCTGCAGCGGATCGCAGCTCAGTCGACCAACCGCGACGGAAAGAAGGTCACTCCGGTCGCTTGGGATTGTGGTTGCTTGGAAGAGGTTTGTGGTTCATGCACGATGGTTATCAACGGCCGAGTTCGTCAAAGCTGCAGTGCGTTGGTTGATCGTCTTCTCGCGGACAATCCCGACGAAGTCGTTCTGGAGCCGATGAGCAAATTCCCCGTGGTTCGCGACTTGGTTGTCGATCGTGCTCGGTTGTTTCAAGGGCTGGAACGAGTCAAAGCCTGGGTGCCTGTCGACAGCTATTACAACATGGGGTCCGGCGAGCGGATTCTGCGAGAGGACCAAGAACGCAACTACCCGCTCAGCCAATGCATGAGCTGTGGTTGCTGCTTGGAAGCATGTCCGCAATACACCAAGATTGAATTGACGCAGAAGCCAGGCGAAACGGACCAGGAGTTCGAGGCTCGGAAGCAGGCGGCCCACTCCGAAGCGTTTGTTGGGCCGCACGCGATCTCGCAGGCAATGCTGTTCAACAACCATCCCACCGGGAAATCATTGGCTGGCGAACGTTTGGATGCGTTGGAAGGACCTGGCGGTTTAGCATCGTGTGGGAACGCTCAGAACTGCGTCGCAGTTTGCCCGAAGGAAATTCCGCTGACCACGTCCATCGCACGAGCCGGGCGAGCAACGACGCTGCACGCGATTAAGAAGTGGTTTGACAAGTAA
- the sdhA gene encoding succinate dehydrogenase flavoprotein subunit: MAQSNSPTRVVVVGGGLAGLASTMKLTELGAQVDLISLTPVKRSHSVCAQGGINSCNDATRQLGDDEWKHLDDTVYGGDFLNHQPPVKEMAYWAPKVIELMDRLGVPFNRTGEGFIDRRRFGGTLYKRTAFAGATTGQQLLYALDEQVRRQEAEGNVRKFEFWDFLGPIQDETGRCRGVVAQDMVSMEIKAFPADAVVVATGGCGLIYGRSTMSVFCTGSAASRCFQVGAKYANAEFIQVHPTAIPGADKLRLMSESARGEGGRVWVPRTPQDSRGPRDIPEADRYYFLEERYPEYGNLVPRDIATREIFDICVNEGLSVEDDRMCVYLDLTHIPRHELDRKLGGILEIYEKFQGVDPRDEPMKIFPAVHYSMGGLWADYVKGEDGGLEAGAPRNHMTSIDGLYAIGECDYHYHGANRLGANSLLSCIFTGLFTGSSIMNYSASQKSGADDVPQSLLDSAVKAEQDRHDHLLNGNAGSDENPYLIHQELGDLMTRVATVVRRNDQLEEAIKKVDELHERAMKVSLADTGSWTNQNVIFAKSLQDMFPLAKALLKGALQRDECRGAHFKPDFKKPSLTSEDPVERRRQAEAWCDEFEANNEKYLKSTVATWNASTNQPDLAYEDVDTTLIPPRPRLYGLVGAEAIEEVWNERAAKKLAQSKSGSGLVGAN; the protein is encoded by the coding sequence ATGGCACAATCCAACTCGCCCACCCGCGTGGTTGTCGTTGGGGGTGGTTTGGCCGGTTTGGCGTCGACAATGAAGTTGACCGAGCTGGGCGCCCAAGTCGACTTGATCAGTTTGACACCCGTCAAACGTTCGCACAGCGTGTGCGCGCAGGGCGGCATCAACAGCTGCAACGACGCGACTCGGCAACTGGGCGACGATGAGTGGAAGCACCTCGACGACACGGTCTACGGTGGTGACTTTTTGAATCACCAGCCGCCCGTCAAAGAGATGGCATATTGGGCACCCAAGGTCATCGAGTTGATGGACCGTTTGGGCGTGCCGTTCAACCGCACAGGCGAAGGTTTCATCGATCGTCGACGATTCGGCGGAACACTTTACAAACGAACCGCATTCGCGGGAGCGACGACGGGGCAACAGTTGTTGTACGCCTTGGACGAACAAGTCCGTCGCCAAGAAGCAGAAGGCAACGTCCGCAAATTTGAATTCTGGGATTTCCTCGGACCCATCCAAGATGAAACTGGTCGTTGCCGCGGCGTGGTCGCTCAAGACATGGTGTCGATGGAAATCAAAGCTTTCCCAGCCGACGCGGTTGTGGTCGCCACCGGCGGATGCGGCCTGATCTACGGCCGTAGCACGATGAGCGTGTTCTGCACGGGCAGCGCAGCAAGTCGTTGTTTCCAAGTCGGAGCCAAGTATGCCAACGCGGAATTCATTCAGGTTCACCCAACGGCGATTCCAGGTGCTGACAAGCTGCGTTTGATGAGCGAATCGGCTCGTGGTGAAGGCGGACGCGTTTGGGTTCCACGCACGCCTCAGGATTCTCGCGGTCCTCGCGACATTCCCGAAGCGGATCGCTACTACTTCTTGGAAGAACGCTATCCCGAGTACGGGAACCTCGTCCCTCGCGACATTGCGACCCGTGAAATCTTTGACATCTGCGTCAACGAAGGGCTCAGCGTCGAAGACGATCGCATGTGCGTGTACCTCGATCTGACGCACATCCCGCGTCACGAGCTGGATCGCAAGCTCGGGGGCATCTTGGAAATCTACGAGAAGTTCCAAGGCGTCGACCCACGCGACGAACCCATGAAGATTTTCCCGGCTGTTCACTACAGCATGGGCGGTTTGTGGGCGGATTACGTCAAGGGCGAAGACGGCGGTTTGGAAGCGGGGGCACCTCGCAACCACATGACCAGCATCGATGGTTTGTACGCAATCGGTGAGTGCGACTACCACTATCACGGCGCAAACCGTTTGGGTGCAAACTCGTTGTTGTCGTGCATCTTCACCGGGTTGTTCACCGGTTCGTCGATCATGAACTACTCGGCGTCGCAGAAATCCGGCGCGGACGACGTGCCTCAATCGTTGCTTGATTCCGCGGTGAAGGCCGAACAAGATCGCCACGATCATCTGCTCAATGGCAACGCGGGAAGCGATGAGAATCCTTACCTGATTCACCAAGAGTTGGGCGATTTGATGACTCGCGTCGCGACCGTGGTTCGTCGCAACGACCAGTTGGAAGAAGCCATCAAAAAGGTCGACGAACTGCACGAACGAGCGATGAAGGTTTCGCTTGCCGATACCGGATCGTGGACCAACCAAAACGTGATTTTCGCGAAATCGCTGCAGGACATGTTCCCGCTGGCGAAGGCGTTGCTGAAAGGGGCTTTGCAGCGTGACGAATGCCGCGGGGCTCACTTCAAGCCGGACTTTAAAAAGCCATCGCTGACGTCCGAAGATCCCGTTGAACGCCGTCGTCAAGCGGAAGCTTGGTGCGACGAGTTCGAGGCCAACAACGAGAAGTACCTCAAGAGCACCGTTGCAACCTGGAATGCCAGCACCAATCAGCCCGATCTTGCGTACGAAGATGTTGACACGACACTGATTCCACCACGCCCGCGTTTGTACGGATTGGTTGGTGCCGAGGCGATCGAAGAAGTCTGGAACGAACGAGCCGCGAAAAAGTTGGCTCAGTCGAAATCAGGGTCCGGGTTGGTGGGAGCCAACTGA